In Mercenaria mercenaria strain notata chromosome 13, MADL_Memer_1, whole genome shotgun sequence, a single window of DNA contains:
- the LOC123530284 gene encoding homeobox protein orthopedia-like, which produces MHENVLQPVGNRQQTGPSSYGFSSLEDIYSRKTSAVVQPMPIHRVTNTPDKENQPLKPIGISPVLPGTGSVTHNITRMLGDSGQQPRSQLPSTATRASHYSPYSTSHFMSFRQKILNDSKSSHEDDSTVDVENDSHEQLRTSDLPNTTDMSISTQGSTSPQSVGSRSSPSGSTNSSPGSNADPVTSPENNEEQPKKKARTNYTNEQVQKLLKIFHENPYPDSEMMETIGKDLGVPENKIKIWFQNKRARWRRRVNDVNNYPQPFLPVSPMLSPVAPYGFMPTGHMMTSSPPQAIPGYFNYPWMQGSLSPNNNQQLPGQFPANQAQSRLQATNQGASLQNQHFPAVSMVPTTVSSASAYGLKTSPQQMSQTNRHSFQYPSFLYQSSLGTSAYGQS; this is translated from the exons ATGCATGAAAAT GTACTTCAACCGGTTGGAAATCGCCAGCAAACTGGTCCATCTTCATATGGCTTCTCTTCTCTGGAGGATATCTACTCACGGAAGACGTCTGCGGTTGTACAGCCGATGCCAATACATCGCGTTACAAATACACCTGATAAAGAGAACCAGCCGCTGAAGCCAATTGGCATCTCGCCTGTTCTTCCCGGAACCGGAAGTGTAACTCACAACATAACGCGCATGCTTGGAGACTCTGGTCAGCAGCCGAGAAGTCAACTTCCGAGCACTGCAACCCGTGCATCGCACTACTCTCCATACAGCACTTCACACTTCATGTCATTTAGACAAAAGATTCTGAATGATAGCAAGTCTAGCCATGAAG ACGACAGTACCGTTGATGTAGAAAATGACAGCCATGAACAGCTCAGGACCAGTGACCTACCAAACACCACCGATATGTCAATCTCCACACAGGGCTCTACATCTCCGCAGTCAGTGGGGTCTAGATCTTCTCCGTCTGGTTCAACAAACTCCTCGCCTGGCTCGAACGCTGATCCTGTTACCAGCCCAGAAAACAACGAAGAACAACCAAAGAAAAAGGCGCGCACCAACTACACAAATGAGCAGGTGCAGAAGTTATTGAAAATTTTCCATGAAAACCCATACCCCGATTCAGAGATGATGGAGACTATTGGAAAAGACTTGGGTGTTCCTGAAAACAAAATTAAG ATCTGGTTCCAAAACAAGAGAGCAAGATGGCGCAGGCGTGTCAACGACGTGAACAACTACCCACAACCGTTCCTTCCGGTGTCACCTATGCTATCACCGGTTGCTCCTTACGGATTTATGCCAACAGGGCATATGATGACGTCATCACCGCCACAGGCGATTCCGGGATACTTCAATTACCCATGGATGCAAGGATCATTGAGCCCAAACAACAACCAACAGCTTCCGGGTCAGTTTCCAGCCAATCAGGCTCAGTCTAGACTTCAAGCAACCAATCAGGGAGCTAGTTTACAAAACCAACATTTTCCCGCCGTTTCAATGGTACCAACGACTGTGTCGTCTGCATCAGCATACGGTTTGAAGACATCTCCTCAGCAAATGTCACAGACAAACAGACATTCATTCCAGTATCCATCGTTTTTATATCAGTCAAGCCTGGGTACATCAGCATATGGACAGAGTTAA